A stretch of the Arachis stenosperma cultivar V10309 chromosome 6, arast.V10309.gnm1.PFL2, whole genome shotgun sequence genome encodes the following:
- the LOC130932881 gene encoding ankyrin repeat-containing protein ITN1-like — protein MDRYPYSEPATPASSVPRETLFVSNSSNSLVFSNSGKSLVVSASGSRFDPRKKYVRQVTGRHNDTELHLAAQRGDVTAVRRILAEIDDQMTGTLSGAEFDAEVVEIRSAIVNEVNELGETPLFTAADKGHLDVVKELLPHTTKEALSFKNRAGFSPLHIAAKQGHKDIVEVLLDHDPELSKTFGQSNATPLVTAAMKDQADVVELLLNRDPSLLEIAKSNGKNALHLSGRQGHVAVVKLLLAHDPQLARRTDKKGQTALHMAVKGTSCEVVKMILNADPAIVMLPNKFGNNALHIATRKKRVEIVNELLLHPDTNVNALSRDQKTALDIAEGLPVSEESWEIKDCLVRFGACKSSDLKQPRDELRKTMTQIKMDVSCQLEQARRTSRNVSGIAKELQKLHQSGIHNATNSVTVVASLFATVAFAAIFTVPGGDDDSGKAVVVHTASFKAFFISNAISLFVSLVVVVVQITVVRGETKSERRVTEIINKMLWLASVCTSVSFMAASYIVVGRRSRWAAILITVIGTFVTVAVLGTMTYFVLKSKRLRRERKKFKRIKTSSWRCSDSETEVDPIYAI, from the exons ATGGACCGCTACCCCTACTCCGAGCCCGCCACCCCTGCCTCTTCTGTCCCGAGGGAAACCCTCTTTGTCTCCAACTCCAGCAACTCCCTCGTCTTCTCCAACTCCGGCAAGTCCCTCGTCGTCTCCGCCTCCGGCTCGCGCTTCGATCCGAGGAAGAAGTATGTTAGGCAGGTAACCGGCCGGCACAATGACACCGAGCTCCACCTCGCTGCCCAGCGCGGCGATGTTACTGCCGTTCGACGAATCCTTGCCGAGATCGATGATCAGATGACGGGAACCCTAAGCGGAGCTGAGTTTGATGCTGAGGTGGTGGAGATTAGGTCCGCGATCGTCAACGAAGTCAACGAATTGGGAGAGACGCCGCTGTTCACGGCCGCCGATAAGGGACACCTGGATGTCGTTAAAGAGCTTCTCCCTCACACCACCAAAGAGGCCCTTTCGTTCAAGAACCGTGCCGGCTTCTCTCCCTTGCACATTGCCGCTAAACAAGGTCATAAAG ACATTGTAGAGGTGCTTCTAGACCATGATCCGGAGCTAAGCAAGACCTTTGGCCAATCAAATGCAACCCCTCTTGTCACTGCAGCTATGAAGGATCAAGCGGATGTTGTTGAGCTGTTGCTTAACAGAGATCCTAGCTTGTTGGAGATAGCTAAGTCCAATGGGAAGAACGCACTCCATTTATCTGGTCGGCAAGGGCACGTTGCTGTGGTGAAACTGTTGCTGGCCCATGATCCGCAACTCGCTCGGAGGACCGATAAGAAAGGACAAACTGCTCTGCACATGGCTGTGAAGGGGACTAGCTGTGAAGTGGTGAAGATGATTCTTAATGCAGATCCTGCAATAGTCATGTTGCCTAACAAGTTTGGAAACAATGCATTGCATATAGCCACCAGGAAGAAAAGGGTAGAG ATAGTGAATGAACTGTTACTTCATCCTGACACCAATGTGAATGCCCTATCAAGAGACCAGAAAACAGCTCTTGACATTGCTGAAGGACTTCCAGTGTCCGAAGAATCCTGGGAGATAAAAGACTGCCTTGTCCGTTTTGGTGCATGTAAATCCAGTGACCTCAAGCAACCAAGGGACGAGCTGAGGAAAACTATGACACAGATCAAAATGGACGTCTCCTGCCAGCTCGAACAAGCCCGGAGAACAAGCAGGAATGTAAGCGGGATTGCGAAGGAGCTGCAGAAGTTGCACCAAAGCGGAATCCATAATGCCACAAATTCAGTAACCGTTGTGGCCTCGCTGTTTGCAACGGTTGCATTTGCAGCAATCTTCACTGTTCCTGGTGGTGATGATGATTCGGGCAAGGCCGTGGTGGTGCACACTGCGTCCTTCAAGGCCTTCTTCATATCCAATGCTATTTCGCTCTTTGTTTCACTGGTTGTTGTTGTGGTTCAGATCACGGTTGTTAGAGGGGAGACAAAGTCCGAAAGGAGAGTTACAGAAATTATCAATAAGATGCTGTGGTTGGCTTCAGTTTGCACCTCTGTTTCATTCATGGCGGCGTCTTATATAGTTGTTGGTCGCCGCAGCAGGTGGGCTGCAATCCTTATTACAGTCATAGGGACTTTTGTAACGGTTGCCGTTCTTGGCACCATGACTTACTTTGTGCTGAAATCCAAACGTCTCCGAAGAGAAAGGAAGAAGTTCAAAAGGATTAAAACATCTTCTTGGCGGTGTTCAGATTCTGAAACTGAAGTGGATCCAATTTACGCTATCTAG